In one Carnobacterium inhibens subsp. inhibens DSM 13024 genomic region, the following are encoded:
- a CDS encoding peptidoglycan-binding protein, whose translation MTEEDIRAIQTWLNETYGFNLEVDGSYGPATSEAAVRGVQTELNRQYGANISIDGSFGPSTQAAWQTVAQGAQGNLTQLVQSQLIGLGYDVNGFDGSFGPGLLEAVQAFQMDFNLTVDGRVGPQTAFTLFNQEVAAIQSIQIWLNQTYGLDVEVDNSFGPTTSEAIIRGVQTELNRQYGANLTVDGSFGPATQAAWETVVQGDSGNLIRLVQAELIGLGYNVDGFDGNFGPGLLEAVRTFQSDFGLEVDGRVGPATAYTLFTGEPANGGDDGNNDGDDDGDIGNEGDLPGSLQEAEPDMLGFDTATVVSSSVASQMVGSGYEYAIRYVSLESTNVDLSISEATGILESGLGLMIVQRVKNPGWIPTPSLGTEYGQNAANHVSNLGFPEGITVFLDLEGIDLNTPSSDIIAYCTNWYNEVENKGFSPGIYIAYDSGLDSSQLSNLPFKYYWKSGSNVPVPDTGWDLIQQLPLDIIVNGLQLTKI comes from the coding sequence ATGACTGAAGAAGATATTAGAGCAATTCAAACTTGGTTAAACGAAACGTATGGCTTCAATTTAGAAGTAGATGGATCTTACGGTCCTGCTACTTCAGAGGCAGCTGTTAGAGGGGTACAAACGGAATTAAATCGCCAATATGGAGCTAATATTTCTATAGATGGCTCTTTTGGGCCCTCTACTCAAGCAGCTTGGCAAACAGTTGCTCAAGGAGCACAAGGGAATCTAACCCAACTAGTACAAAGTCAATTGATTGGATTGGGCTATGATGTAAATGGATTTGACGGTTCTTTTGGACCTGGTTTATTAGAAGCTGTACAAGCTTTCCAAATGGATTTCAATTTGACAGTTGATGGACGCGTAGGTCCACAAACAGCTTTTACCCTATTTAACCAAGAAGTAGCAGCTATTCAATCTATCCAGATTTGGTTAAATCAAACGTATGGCTTGGATGTAGAAGTCGATAATTCTTTTGGACCTACTACATCAGAGGCAATTATTAGAGGTGTACAAACAGAATTAAATCGTCAATATGGAGCGAACCTTACAGTAGATGGCTCTTTTGGTCCAGCTACACAAGCAGCGTGGGAAACTGTTGTTCAAGGCGACAGCGGTAACTTAATTCGTTTGGTACAAGCTGAATTGATTGGGCTTGGCTATAATGTAGATGGTTTCGATGGAAACTTTGGACCTGGACTTTTAGAAGCTGTTAGAACTTTCCAAAGTGACTTTGGTTTAGAAGTAGATGGCCGTGTAGGGCCTGCAACGGCTTATACCTTATTTACTGGAGAACCGGCTAATGGTGGAGACGATGGCAATAATGATGGAGATGACGATGGAGACATTGGCAACGAAGGCGATTTACCTGGATCATTGCAAGAAGCGGAACCGGACATGCTTGGATTTGATACAGCTACTGTTGTAAGTAGCTCTGTCGCTTCCCAAATGGTTGGTTCTGGTTATGAATATGCAATACGGTATGTGTCCCTTGAATCAACTAATGTAGATTTATCTATATCTGAAGCCACAGGAATATTGGAAAGCGGACTTGGATTAATGATTGTTCAAAGGGTGAAAAATCCAGGTTGGATCCCTACACCTTCTTTGGGAACAGAGTATGGGCAAAATGCTGCTAACCACGTTTCAAACCTTGGATTTCCAGAAGGTATTACTGTTTTTCTTGATTTGGAAGGGATCGATTTAAATACGCCTTCTTCTGATATCATTGCGTACTGTACAAACTGGTATAATGAAGTAGAGAATAAGGGTTTTTCTCCTGGAATTTATATAGCCTATGATTCAGGGTTAGATTCATCTCAACTCAGTAATTTACCTTTTAAATATTATTGGAAATCTGGAAGTAATGTTCCTGTCCCAGATACAGGATGGGATTTAATTCAACAGCTACCATTAGATATTATTGTAAATGGATTACAATTGACGAAAATCTAA